The DNA region CTCTAAGGAAACCCTGCGAAAATCAAAGCGCTGGCAGCGGGAAATAACCGTAGCCGGCAGCCGATGGGGTTCGGTCGTCGCCAAAATGAACATGACGTGCGGCGGCGGCTCCTCCAACGTTTTGAGGAGCGCATTGAACGCTTCCGTGGTCAGCATGTGAACTTCATCGATAATATAAACCTTCTGCCGCACTTCCGTCGGGGCATATTTCACTTTCTCGCGCAGATCGCGAATTTCTTCGACCCCCCGGTTGGAAGCGGCGTCAATTTCAAGCACATCCATGACCGCTCCGGCGGTAATTCGCCGGCATGCATCGCATTCGTTGCACGGTTCTGCGGTCGGCCCTTTTTCGCAGTTCACGGCCTTGGCCAAAATTTTGGCGGCACTGGTTTTACCCGTCCCCCGCGGACCGCTGAACAGATAGGCGTGAGACAACCGCTGTTCGCGAATCGCATTTTGCAGCGTCCGGATAATATGCTGTTGCCCCACCATGTCTTGAAACGACTGCGGCCGCCAAGCGCGGTACAGCGCAACATGCTCCATATGCGGCACCTCTTTCCTTCCAGTAAGCGACGTTTGTCGTTTCCTTATTATACTATACTCCCGGGACGAGCAAAACTTCTAATCCGCAATCAACCGGGATCAACCATTTTTTACATAAAAAAACACCCCAACCCGCAGGCAAAAGGTGTCTTCGTTATGCGCTATGTAAACCGTGCACCTGTTATTGATCATTGCGATCCGAGCGGCACCTTTACGGCATAACTCGGGACAGGCAACCCTCCGGCACAAGAGTGGTGCTGCTTATGGCTGCTTCCTTCCGGACCTGACCAGGTTCACAGGTACTCTTTGCGGAGGACCCGTCCGTCAACGTCTGTCGTAAAGACCGGACCTCACATCGGCAAGACCTCTAACAGGACTTCAACCTCGCTACAGCGGATTGCGAGTTACAGGGCACCGCTACCTCCCCATCTAGCACGGTGAGAATAAGTATATCTCATGCCTGTATAAAATGCAACCAAGGGGAAGAACTTGGCGGCGCTGCCAAACCGCCCGCACGGACCGATACCGCCATCCGCCCATGCAACTTCTCTCCTATTCTGGTATAATTCTGATATATTAGTAGAATGGAAGAAAAGTTTTAGAAAACGAGAGGAGAAACGAATGAAACCGATCGGGAAACTTTTCCTTGCAGCTGCCATTTTGGCCGGAGGCATAACCGGGGCTGGACTTCCTCAGGCAAACGCAGCCGCAAAGGTGCAAATTATGCTGGACGGATACCCGCTGGCTTTTTCCGGCGAACCTATCATCGTTGATGGCACGACCATGGTTCCTTTTCGTTCAATATCCGAATCTCTAGGAATTCAAGTCACATGGAATCAGGCCGCCAAAACGATTACCGCCGTCAAAGGCACGGGTCCGGAAGGAATCCGCGTACAGCTGACGTTGGATAATAAAACAGCCAAGGTTAACGGTTCCTCCGTGACGCTGGCGGTAGCCCCCCGCTCCGTCGATGGCAATACGCTGATTCCGCTCAGCTTCTTTAGCCAGCAGTTTGGAGCGAATGTCGACTGGGATCAATCTACGCGAACGGTATCTATTACCTCGCCGCAGGAAAGGATGTACACGCTGGGTTTCTATGCGATATCGTCCTTTTCGGACGTTGCGGCGATTCCAAGCCTGGATGCCGTTGCGTTCGGCTGGAGCCGGATCGACGAGACCGGTAATTTCACCCTCTCCGGCAAGGACTTCAGAATGCCGGAAGCTGCCGGCGACACCACGCCGGACAGTTTGATCGCCGACGCTGCCGCC from Paenibacillus macerans includes:
- a CDS encoding stalk domain-containing protein; the encoded protein is MKPIGKLFLAAAILAGGITGAGLPQANAAAKVQIMLDGYPLAFSGEPIIVDGTTMVPFRSISESLGIQVTWNQAAKTITAVKGTGPEGIRVQLTLDNKTAKVNGSSVTLAVAPRSVDGNTLIPLSFFSQQFGANVDWDQSTRTVSITSPQERMYTLGFYAISSFSDVAAIPSLDAVAFGWSRIDETGNFTLSGKDFRMPEAAGDTTPDSLIADAAASRTIPYLMVYAGDTKGELTKVVEDPEMRRQAITDMVSTAQDKAFQGIILDFEGLGLTTDKAATRKAFTAFVKQLSTETKSAGLKLSLALHPLNSSYQGYDYKELGKIADELIIMAYDYRAGQTTGNPEPADKVDEAIRLALKETSKSKLLLGLNLNSENKNSVKTLTGLAKRYDLKGIALWRLGLISSEEWTSLKQSVEFKK